Proteins encoded in a region of the Pocillopora verrucosa isolate sample1 chromosome 11, ASM3666991v2, whole genome shotgun sequence genome:
- the LOC131789940 gene encoding allatostatin-A receptor-like encodes MEFTTELGFTIAFAIVMILALVGNLLLIYIVWNTPETRGLTSFLFVNMAVADLLVAVIQMPLSMAHFYSTGMTGVAGDLFCKFFNYLLQVSMTASILSLVVMAFDRYFAVIHPLRRNIWFRRSKIILPVIWVPSCTLMAVNLASYEANYGRCFYIEKHIPSVILLTYLLVINYVLPLAIISYLYIKITRKIWFHEIPGQHEISRNMADDQIPKKKVLRTLIIVVLVFAVCWLPMQVLQMDYVVTARIKWHPAAIYFASWLSQANSAINPWLYILLNGKMNGAFRRMIGSQSVRSSTFSNTSQSTMAVSFLRNDCLEDTAV; translated from the coding sequence ATGGAATTCACAACAGAATTGGGTTTTACCATAGCGTTTGCTATAGTTATGATCTTGGCATTGGTTGGAAACTTGTTGCTGATATACATTGTCTGGAATACACCTGAAACGAGAGGTCTGACAAGTTTCTTGTTCGTAAATATGGCGGTAGCCGATCTACTGGTTGCAGTAATTCAGATGCCCCTCTCCATGGCTCATTTTTACTCCACTGGAATGACTGGTGTGGCGGGTGACCTGTTCTGTAAGTTTTTTAACTATCTTTTGCAAGTGTCGATGACAGCCTCCATTCTCAGTTTGGTTGTGATGGCATTTGATCGATACTTCGCTGTCATACACCCTTTGAGGCGAAACATCTGGTTCCGAAGATCCAAAATTATTCTACCAGTCATTTGGGTCCCATCCTGCACTTTAATGGCAGTAAATTTAGCCTCTTACGAGGCTAATTATGGAAGGTGCTTTTATATAGAGAAGCATATCCCAAGCGTTATCCTACTAACGTACCTACTGGTCATCAACTATGTCTTGCCTCTCGCCATCATTTCCTACCTGTACATTAAAATTACGAGAAAAATATGGTTCCACGAAATTCCTGGTCAACACGAAATTTCTCGAAACATGGCAGATGATCAGATTCCCAAGAAAAAAGTCCTCCGAACGCTCATCATCGTTGTGTTGGTTTTTGCAGTCTGTTGGTTGCCCATGCAAGTGCTCCAAATGGACTACGTGGTGACGGCAAGAATAAAATGGCATCCTGCAGCCATTTACTTTGCCTCTTGGCTCAGTCAGGCTAACAGTGCCATTAATCCATGGCTCTATATCCTGCTCAATGGTAAAATGAATGGAGCTTTTCGCAGAATGATCGGAAGCCAGAGTGTGAGAAGCAGTACATTCAGCAATACCAGCCAATCAACCATGGCCGTAAGCTTTCTCAGAAATGACTGCTTGGAAGATACTGCAGTTTAA
- the LOC131789924 gene encoding uncharacterized protein, with product MVAVEKLPTSSGEECAFVIGKLRNAPIKTVSIPRLELQGAVLAARVDLAVRRELNFEFEQMVFWADSMIVLDYSHNENRRFQTYVADRVGEIRDLTSPQQWRHCPGKLNPADDVSRGLKMNEFLKDEHWLKGLPVQ from the exons ATGGTTGCAGTGGAAAAGTTACCTACCTCTTCTGGCGAAG AATGTGCATTCGTTATTGGAAAGTTGAGAAATGCCCCAATCAAAACTGTCAGTATTCCCCGTCTTGAGCTACAGGGAGCTGTTTTAGCAGCACGTGTTGATCTTGCAGTGAGAAGAGAACTGAACTTTGAGTTTGAACAAATGGTTTTTTGGGCCGATTCCATGATCGTTTTAGACTATAGCCACAACGAGAACAGGCGATTTCAAACTTATGTGGCTGATCGAGTTGGAGAGATTAGGGACCTCACGTCACCACAACAGTGGAGACATTGTCCTGGCAAACTGAACCCCGCTGATGATGTCAGTCGAGGCcttaaaatgaatgaatttcttAAGGACGAGCACTGGCTGAAAGGCCTTCCTGTACAGTAG
- the LOC136284210 gene encoding uncharacterized protein: MGNIDFKGLRNFAEQLQCATKRLQRDYEREASKASTTANMKLITGRLPNYLINKWADVSYSIREKGQRLGLEDLAKFFKRQAATKNDPGFAGSHELASCLEFQNKDLQTRWGVVKHQRLCHVCMGPGHCRDMCESQTFCPCRNDKRYHRFLHNPLRRDIGDTDRGNQTREREQQPAENQPNPRNGEHPSITELRSTVQYATAIEPTKEKTILLHVISVEISSFDGKSITTYGLLDDGSRGAVIGSYVANELGLKCRQKVVSVSTLLQQEDEEFEVVEFGLQSANGKGEVITVIEGPVSAKFNIAEKCLPEDIDKKSHPYLADIEVPDVKLRKVEVLIGKDVSDAHEVFEVRNSNNPDSQLQALRGPLGWGITGTIHGSQKHRDISVKFVTCEKNLNDQVEKFWKVEGFGTKSTLKGPDYTNNLPGVLLRFREENVALVENTESMFHHQVKVRPEDQDLLRFLWWREGIDETPQEYAMTVHIFGAADSPCSANSALLRTADDNEGNFDPVTIDTLRHIFCVDDLLKSVPTPESAIALTENLIKLCAKGEFNLTKFVSYNRKVWASIPLGKRADSSLDVNLDELPVDRALGYGGT, from the exons ATGGGAAATATAGATTTTAAAGGTCTACGTAACTTTGCTGAACAACTCCAGTGTGCCACCAAAAGATTACAGAGGGACTATGAACGCGAAGCAAGCAAAGCAAGCACAACTGCGAATATGAAGCTCATCACCGGACGTCTGCCCAACTACTTGATCAACAAGTGGGCTGACGTATCGTATTCCATTAGAGAAAAAGGACAGAGACTAGGTCTGGAAGATCTTGCCAAGTTTTTCAAACGACAGGCTGCAACTAAGAATGACCCAGGATTTGCAG GTTCGCACGAACTGGCCTCATGCCTCGAGTTCCAAAACAAAGATCTGCAAACCCGCTGGGGTGTTGTGAAACACCAAAGGTTGTGTCACGTTTGTATGGGACCAGGACATTGTAGAGACATGTGTGAATCCCAAACGTTCTGTCCATGTAGAAATGATAAACGATACCACAGGTTTCTTCACAACCCCTTAAGAAGAGACATTGGAGACACTGACCGAGGCAACCAAACCCGTGAACGAGAACAACAACCTGCGGAGAATCAGCCAAACCCAAGGAATGGTGAGCATCCGAGCATTACTGAACTTAGGAGTACAGTGCAGTACGCAACCGCAATAGAGCCGACCAAGGAGAAGACCATACTTCTCCATGTGATATCAGTGGAGATCTCATCGTTCGATGGGAAGTCCATCACCACTTACGGATTGCTAGACGATGGCTCACGTGGAGCCGTGATCGGTTCCTATGTTGCTAATGAACTAGGCCTGAAATGTCGGCAGAAAGTGGTGTCTGTCAGCACCCTCTTGCAACAAGAAGATGAAGAGTTTGAAGTTGTAGAATTCGGGTTGCAATCCGCTAATGGAAAAGGAGAAGTCATCACTGTGATAGAAGGCCCTGTATCAGCGAAGTTCAATATCGCAGAGAAGTGCCTTCCAGAAGATATTGACAAGAAGTCTCACCCATACCTAGCGGACATTGAAGTACCTGACGTGAAGCTGAGAAAAGTGGAAGTACTCATTGGAAAGGATGTTAGTGACGCACATGAAGTTTTTGAAGTTCGAAATTCAAATAATCCTGATAGCCAATTGCAAGCTCTGCGTGGCCCACTGGGTTGGGGCATAACTGGAACGATTCACGGCTCACAGAAACATAGGGACATTTCAGTAAAATTTGTCACATGTGAAAAGAATTTAAATGACCAAGTAGAGAAGTTTTGGAAAGTGGAAGGGTTTGGAACAAAGAGCACTTTGAAG GGGCCTGATTACACGAACAATTTACCTGGAGTCTTGTTGAGATTTCGTGAGGAGAATGTGGCTCTGGTTGAGAACACTGAAAGTATGTTCCACCACCAGGTGAAAGTGCGCCCAGAAGACCAAGATTTACTAAGATTTCTGTGGTGGAGAGAAGGCATAGACGAAACACCGCAAGAGTACGCGATGACAGTACACATATTCGGAGCAGCCGACTCACCTTGCTCAGCTAACTCTGCCTTATTGAGAACTGCTGATGACAATGAAGGAAATTTTGATCCGGTTACGATAGACACTCTTAGACACATCTTCTGTGTTGATGACCTCTTGAAATCAGTACCAACACCGGAAAGTGCAATTGCGCTGACGGAAAATTTGATTAAACTTTGTGCTAAGGGTGAATTTAACTTGACGAAATTTGTCAGCTACAACCGCAAGGTTTGGGCTTCTATACCTCTGGGAAAGAGAGCTGACTCGTCTCTGGATGTTAATCTTGATGAATTACCCGTCGATAGAGCACTTGGGTACGGTGGCACATAG
- the LOC136284350 gene encoding uncharacterized protein, protein MDVILVKTLLLLLIFGLIESNVVEGDPHQKKNKNGTRDGRFLIENSLRAHDMPGFRRVTGKTKKGDCQNTHFKLFFPSWTPPKGLRGNQENIVLICQQKSRYNFNQKAKTYYSTLFDQGLGIPVYSAYRVTSTDTKYERRPRPTWQENKDIRNQVGKDTYPQAPWQRGHMAPAHTLSSDKWAFRSTFRYTNAVPQRPSFNAGEWSKFERRIRKYAKVCTNDDKGVLYLLSGTAFVSVDDLVEIGENEKVKGVRKENYLETRPGENIGDKIYVPTSLWTAGCCIDSSFPNYAKESFAVIGNNVNERNEMHTQQISVKILQKILEQDHFRGEEVSLYPENPGCLENNLAKLPEYVKGDPKEEEEEEEEEEEEEEEEEEEEEVGVTKKIKMIKKEKKYKNHKNDKDDK, encoded by the exons ATGGACGTCATACTTGTGAAGACTTTGCTCCTCCTTCTAATATTTGGACTGATAGAGTCTAACGTGGTGGAAGGGGACCCACaccagaagaaaaacaaaaacg GTACTAGGGACGGTCGGTTTCTCATTGAGAACAGCTTAAGGGCACACGATATGCCAGGATTCCGTCGGGttactggaaaaacaaaaaaaggtgatTGCCAGAACACTCATTTCAAGCTGTTCTTTCCCAGTTGGACACCGCCAAAGGGTTTACGCGGGAACCAAGAAAATATAGTCCTCATTTGCCAACAGAAAAGCCGATACAACTTCAACCAGAAAGCAAAAACCTACTACTCAACGCTTTTCGACCAAGGTTTGGGAATTCCAGTATATTCAGCCTACAGAGTCACATCGACAGACACGAAATATGAACGGAGACCTCGCCCAACATGGCAAGAAAACAAAG atatCAGGAACCAAGTTGGAAAAGACACATACCCACAGGCACCTTGGCAACGAGGTCACATGGCCCCAGCACACACCTTATCAAGTGACAAATGGGCCTTTCGTTCTACTTTTAGATACACGAACGCCGTGCCACAGCGTCCATCTTTTAATGCTGGTGAATGGTCCAAGTTTGAGAGAAGAATACGAAAGTATGCAAAAGTGTGCACTAACGATGACAAAGGAGTGCTCTATCTTTTAAGTGGCACCGCATTTGTTTCTGTTGATGATCTGGTCGAGATaggtgaaaatgaaaaggttaaaggTGTAAGGAAAGAGAATTATCTAGAAACACGGCCTGGGGAAAATATTGGCGATAAAATATATGTTCCTACGTCACTGTGGACTGCCGGATGTTGTATTGATTCTTCTTTCCCTAATTATGCTAAGGAAAGTTTTGCAGTGATCGGCAACAATGTCAACGAACGAAATGAAATGCATACGCAacaaatttcagttaaaatCCTCCAAAAGATTCTTGAGCAGGACCACTTCAGAGGTGAAGAAGTCAGTCTATATCCTGAAAATCCAGGCTGTTTAGAGAACAACTTGGCAAAGTTACCCGAGTATGTTAAAGGGGATccaaaggaagaagaagaagaagaagaagaagaagaagaagaagaagaggaagaagaagaagaagaagaagtaggaGTAACgaagaagataaaaatgataaaaaaggaaaaaaaatacaaaaaccaTAAAAACGATAAAGacgataaataa